A single window of Macaca mulatta isolate MMU2019108-1 chromosome 17, T2T-MMU8v2.0, whole genome shotgun sequence DNA harbors:
- the LACC1 gene encoding purine nucleoside phosphorylase LACC1 isoform X1 — protein MAEAVLIDLFGLKLNSQKNCHQTLLKTLNAVQYHHAAKAKFLCIMCCSNISYERDGEQDNCELETGNGLSALLKEFEIVSCPSMAACLYTIKQKIDERNLSSIKVIVPRHRKALMKAFIDQLFTDVYNFEFEDLQVTLRGGLFKQSIEINIITAQELREIQNEIETFLRSLPALRGELTIITSPLIPDIFIHGFTTRTGGISYIPTLSSFNLFSSSKRRDPKAVVQENLRRLANAAGFNMEKFYRIKTHHSNDIWIMGRKEPDSYDGITTNQRGVTIAALGADCIPIVFADPVKKACGVAHAGWKGTLLGVAMATVNAMIAEYGCSLEDIVVVLGPSVGPCCFTLPRESAEAFHNLHPACVQLFDSPNPYIDIRKATRILLERGGILPRNIQDQNQDLNLCTSCHPDKFFSHVRDGLNFGTQIGFISIRE, from the exons ATGGCAGAAGCAGTTTTGATTGATCTTTTTGGTTTGAAATTGAACTCTCAAAAAAACTGCCATCAGACATTACTGAAGACTTTGAATGCTGTCCAGTACCACCATGCCGCCAAGGCCAAGTTTCTTTGTATAATGTGTTGCAGTAACATCAGCTATGAAAGGGATGGAGAACAAGATAATTGTGAATTAGAAACAGGCAATGGATTATCAGCTCTCTTGAAAGAATTTGAGATTGTTAGCTGTCCCAGCATGGCTGCCTGTTTGTATACCATTAAACAgaaaattgatgaaagaaatctGAGCAGCATTAAGGTAATTGTACCCAGGCACAGGAAGGCATTAATGAAAGCTTTTATTGATCAACTCTTCACTGATGTTTACAATTTCGAATTTGAAGATTTGCAAGTGACTTTGAGGGGAGGCCTTTTTAAACAGTCCATTGAAATAAACATAATCACAGCTCAAGAACTAAGAGAAATTCAGaatgaaatagaaacatttttgagAAGTCTGCCAGCACTGAGAGGAGAATTAACTATTATCACTTCTCCTTTGATCCCAG ATATTTTCATACATGGATTTACTACAAGAACAGGTGGAATATCTTATATACCAACTCTTAGCTCATTCAATCTCTTCAGTAGTTCCAAACGGAGAGATCCCAAGGCAGTGGTTCAAGAAAATCTGCGTAGGTTGGCGAATGCTGCAGGATTTAATATGGAGAAATTTTACCGAATAAAG ACTCATCATTCCAATGACATCTGGATTATGGGAAGAAAGGAGCCTGATTCTTATGATGGAATAACCACAAATCAGAGAGGAGTCACAATAGCAGCTCTTGGTGCTGACTGTATACCAATAGTTTTTGCAGATCCAGTCAAAAAAGCATGTGGGGTTGCTCATGCTG GTTGGAAAGGTACTTTGTTGGGTGTTGCTATGGCTACAGTGAATGCTATGATAGCAGAATATGGCTGCAGTTTGGAAGACATTGTTGTTGTACTTGGACCTTCAGTAGGACCTTGCTGTTTTACTCTTCCAAGAGAATCAGCAGAGGCATTTCATAATCTTCATCCTGCATGTGTACAACTATTTGATTCACCAAATCCCTATATTGACATCCGTAAAGCCACAAG gATTCTTCTAGAACGGGGAGGAATTCTTCCACGGAATATTCAGGACCAGAACCAAGATCTCAACCTCTGTACATCTTGCCATCCTGACAAGTTTTTCTCCCATGTCCGAGATGGCCTTAATTTTGGTACACAAATTGGCTTCATATCAATTAGAGAATAA
- the LACC1 gene encoding purine nucleoside phosphorylase LACC1 isoform X2, with the protein MAEAVLIDLFGLKLNSQKNCHQTLLKTLNAVQYHHAAKAKFLCIMCCSNISYERDGEQDNCELETGNGLSALLKEFEIVSCPSMAACLYTIKQKIDERNLSSIKVIVPRHRKALMKAFIDQLFTDVYNFEFEDLQVTLRGGLFKQSIEINIITAQELREIQNEIETFLRSLPALRGELTIITSPLIPDIFIHGFTTRTGGISYIPTLSSFNLFSSSKRRDPKAVVQENLRRLANAAGFNMEKFYRIKTHHSNDIWIMGRKEPDSYDGITTNQRGVTIAALGADCIPIVFADPVKKACGVAHAALFTIMKMWNQLRCPSVVDWIKKIWYIYIMEYYAAIQKNEIISLQQHRCSWKPS; encoded by the exons ATGGCAGAAGCAGTTTTGATTGATCTTTTTGGTTTGAAATTGAACTCTCAAAAAAACTGCCATCAGACATTACTGAAGACTTTGAATGCTGTCCAGTACCACCATGCCGCCAAGGCCAAGTTTCTTTGTATAATGTGTTGCAGTAACATCAGCTATGAAAGGGATGGAGAACAAGATAATTGTGAATTAGAAACAGGCAATGGATTATCAGCTCTCTTGAAAGAATTTGAGATTGTTAGCTGTCCCAGCATGGCTGCCTGTTTGTATACCATTAAACAgaaaattgatgaaagaaatctGAGCAGCATTAAGGTAATTGTACCCAGGCACAGGAAGGCATTAATGAAAGCTTTTATTGATCAACTCTTCACTGATGTTTACAATTTCGAATTTGAAGATTTGCAAGTGACTTTGAGGGGAGGCCTTTTTAAACAGTCCATTGAAATAAACATAATCACAGCTCAAGAACTAAGAGAAATTCAGaatgaaatagaaacatttttgagAAGTCTGCCAGCACTGAGAGGAGAATTAACTATTATCACTTCTCCTTTGATCCCAG ATATTTTCATACATGGATTTACTACAAGAACAGGTGGAATATCTTATATACCAACTCTTAGCTCATTCAATCTCTTCAGTAGTTCCAAACGGAGAGATCCCAAGGCAGTGGTTCAAGAAAATCTGCGTAGGTTGGCGAATGCTGCAGGATTTAATATGGAGAAATTTTACCGAATAAAG ACTCATCATTCCAATGACATCTGGATTATGGGAAGAAAGGAGCCTGATTCTTATGATGGAATAACCACAAATCAGAGAGGAGTCACAATAGCAGCTCTTGGTGCTGACTGTATACCAATAGTTTTTGCAGATCCAGTCAAAAAAGCATGTGGGGTTGCTCATGCTG cacttttcacaataatgaagatgtggaatcaacttagatgcccatcagtggtggactggataaagaaaatatggtacatatacataatggaatactatgcagccatacaaaagaatgaaatcatatccttacagcaacatagatgcagctggaaaccatcctaa
- the LACC1 gene encoding purine nucleoside phosphorylase LACC1 isoform X3, with product MEKFYRIKTHHSNDIWIMGRKEPDSYDGITTNQRGVTIAALGADCIPIVFADPVKKACGVAHAGWKGTLLGVAMATVNAMIAEYGCSLEDIVVVLGPSVGPCCFTLPRESAEAFHNLHPACVQLFDSPNPYIDIRKATRILLERGGILPRNIQDQNQDLNLCTSCHPDKFFSHVRDGLNFGTQIGFISIRE from the exons ATGGAGAAATTTTACCGAATAAAG ACTCATCATTCCAATGACATCTGGATTATGGGAAGAAAGGAGCCTGATTCTTATGATGGAATAACCACAAATCAGAGAGGAGTCACAATAGCAGCTCTTGGTGCTGACTGTATACCAATAGTTTTTGCAGATCCAGTCAAAAAAGCATGTGGGGTTGCTCATGCTG GTTGGAAAGGTACTTTGTTGGGTGTTGCTATGGCTACAGTGAATGCTATGATAGCAGAATATGGCTGCAGTTTGGAAGACATTGTTGTTGTACTTGGACCTTCAGTAGGACCTTGCTGTTTTACTCTTCCAAGAGAATCAGCAGAGGCATTTCATAATCTTCATCCTGCATGTGTACAACTATTTGATTCACCAAATCCCTATATTGACATCCGTAAAGCCACAAG gATTCTTCTAGAACGGGGAGGAATTCTTCCACGGAATATTCAGGACCAGAACCAAGATCTCAACCTCTGTACATCTTGCCATCCTGACAAGTTTTTCTCCCATGTCCGAGATGGCCTTAATTTTGGTACACAAATTGGCTTCATATCAATTAGAGAATAA